The Pimelobacter simplex genomic sequence TTCGTCTACCGGCTGATGGCCGACCTGAGCACCGAGCGCGAGGAGCGGGTCCGCACCCAGGAGCGCGCCGACGTCGCCGCCCACCTGCACGACTCGGTGCTCCAGACCCTCGCCCTGATCCAGAAGAACCCCGCCGACGCCGCCCGCCTGGCCCGCGCCCAGGAGCGCGACCTGCGCGCCTGGCTCTACGCCGGGGAGTCGATCGACGAGACCAGCGTCGCCAGCGCGCTGCGCGCCGCCGCCGCCGAGATCGAGGACGCCTACGGCATCACCGTCGACGTCGTCGCGGTCGGCGACTGCGACTTCAGCGAGCACGCCCGCCCGATCGTCCAGGCCGCCCGCGAGGCGACCACCAACGCCGCCAAGCACGCCGGCGTCCCGCGGGTCGACGTCTACGCCGAGATCACGCCCGCCGGGATCGACGTCTTCGTCCGCGACCGCGGCGCCGGCTTCGACCCGGAGGCGACCCCGGAGGACCGGCTCGGCGTACGGCGCAGCATCATCGACCGCATGGAGCGCCACGGCGGCCGCGCCGAGATCCGCTCCGCGCCCGGCGAGGGCACCGAGGTGCGCCTGCACCTCGACCACACCCCCAAGGAGAGCAATGAGTGAGCCGGTGCGCGTCGTCGTCGTCGACGACCACGCCATGTTCCGCCGCGGCGTCAGCGCCGAGCTCGGGTCGACCGGCGCGGGCCGGGTCGAGGTCGTGGCCGAGGCCGCCGACGTCGACGAGGCCGTCGCCGCGGTCACCACGCACCGCCCGGACGTCGTCCTGCTCGACGTGCACCTGCCCGGAGGCGGTGGCGTCGAGGTGATCCGCCGGGTCAACGACTCCGAGGTGCGCTTCCTCGCGCTGTCGGTCTCCGACGCCGCCGAGGACGTCATCGGCACCATCCGCGGCGGCGCCCGCGGCTACGTCACCAAGACCATCACCGGCCCCGAGCTGGTCGACGCGATCGCCCGGGTCTCCGACGGGGACGCCGTGTTCTCCCCGCGCCTGGCCGGCTTCGTCCTCGACGCCTTCGCCGGCGCCGGGATCTCCGCCGACCTGGCCAGCGTCGATGAGGACCTCGACCGGCTCACCGAGCGCGAGCGCGAGGTGATGCGGCTCATCGCCCGCGGTTACTCCTACAAGGAGGTCGCCAAGGAGCTCTTCATCTCCATCAAGACCGTCGAGACCCACATGTCGTCGGTGCTGCGCAAGCTCCAGCTCTCCTCGCGCCACGAGCTGACCCGATGGGCCTCGGACCGGCGGCTGCTGTGAGGCGGCGGGCCGCGCTCCTCGTCGCGGTCCTGCTGCTCGGCGCGTGCGCCGAGACCCCCGCGCCGGCCCCCGCTCCCGCTCCGCCGCCCAGCGCGACGCCCACCCCCACGCCTGCCCCCACGCCTGCCCCCACGCCCACCGGGCCGGCTGCGCCGGCGTACTCCGACTGGGAGCTGGGCGTCCACGTCCTGCCTCGCACGGCCCAGGGCTTCGGCGAGATCCGGCCCACCCCGAAGCCGCTGCGGCACCGGCGCTACCCGACCACAGACCTGCTCCCGCCGCCGGCCGACGGCCGCTTCCACTCCTCGATCGGACCGGTCACGCCGGCCATCCGGCAGCGCATGGGCGAGACCTGGTCGCCCGCCTGCCCGGTCGGGCTCGACGACCTGGCCTACGTCACCGTCTCGTTCCGGGGCTTCGACGGCGCGGCGCACACCGGCGAGCTGGTGCTGGCCGCGGACCAGGCCGCCCCGGTGGTCTCGGTGTTCCGGGCGCTGTTCGCGGCGGACTACCCGATCGAGGAGATGCGGCTGCCCACGACCGCCGACGTCGAGGCGCCGCCGACCGGCGACGGCAACGACACCGCGGCGCTGGTCTGCCGGGCGACCCGCGGGGCGACGTCCTGGTCGGCGCACGCCTACGGCCTGGCGCTCGACCTGAACCCGTTCCTCAACCCCTACCACCAGGGGGACGTCGTGCTGCCCGAGCGCGCGTCGGCGTACCTCGACCGGAGCCGGACCCAGCCGGGCATCATCCACGCCGGCGACCTGGTGGTGCGCGAGTTCGCCCGGATCGGGTGGAGCTGGGGCGGTTCGTGGAGCTCGCTGAAGGACTACCAGCACTTCACCGCGACCGGTCGCTGAGCGGGGGCCCCGACTGGATAGGGTGCGCCCATGGAGACCCTGCGCCTGATCCTGCTCATCCTCCACATCCTCGGCTTCGCCGCGCTGATCGGTGGGCTGCTGGCGCAGGCCGGGCCCGGTGACAAGAAGGTCACCGGCGTGATGCGCGACGGCGTCGGCACGGCCTTCCTGGCCGGCCTGCTGCTCGTCGGCGTCCTCGAGGGCACCGACGGGGTCACCGTCAACCACGCCAAGATCGCGGTCAAGCTCGTCATCGGCCTGATCCTGCTGGTCCTGGTGATGGCCAACATGCGCAAGGCCAAGATCCCCAACGGCCTGTGGGCCGGGCTGCTCGTGCTCGCCGTGGCCGACGTCTGCGTCGCCGTCCTCTGGTCGCCCGTCCACAGCTGACGCGCTCCGGCGCTGTAACACGCTGTCCACCGCGCTGGGCAGCGGTTGTCGTCGCAAAACCGCGTATGTAACGGCGTGGTAGCGACGACAAGTGGCGGCCAGCGCGGTGGACAGCGTGTTACATGACCGTGGCCGGCGCTCACGGCACCCACACCGGCATCAGGGGCGCGTGCCGCGCGGTAGGGCGAGGACGACGACCGCGCGGACGGTACTGCGCCAGGTCCGAGACGTCCGTCCCGAAGCGGGCGCACGTGTCGAGGTACTCGCGTCGGCACCGCTCGATCGCGCGGGTGCGGGCGCTGCCGAAGAAGTCCGCCCAGGTCAGCCGGGACACGCCGGTCTTGAAGCCGGTCACGAAGTCCTGGCGCAGCTTCTCGTCCCAGAGGACGTCGGCGGGCGACCGGGATGCCAGACCGCCCTCGCCCACCGGGATCAGCTTGGCCTTGCCGTCGACCTCGAAGAAGTGGCGCCCCAGCCGGAGGTCGCACCAGGCCGTACGGCCCCCGGCGGTCAGCCCGAACTGCTGCTGAGGGACGCCGAACCCGAGCTCGCTCACGAGGTCTCGTCCGAGTGTCTCCGCGACCGAGTCGCTCGATGCCGAAGCCGAGTGGGTGACGGCGCGGGCGACGGTCGAGTACGGCCAGAAGGTCATGACCCCGAGGGCGCTCTCGAGGTCGGCCCGGGTGGCGCCTTCGCGCAGCGCCGAGTCGGCCGCCACGAGACCCGAGCGGTAGCCCTGCTCGCGCGCGATGTCGAGCGCCGTCCGTGCTGGACCGAGCAAGGACACCCCCTGCGCCGTGGTGACGTCCTCGGCGCGGTACGGCGCCAGGTGGTGCTTGACGCCGTGCCTGAGGTGCGAGCCGACGACGCCGGGGCGGGTGAGGTGCGTGAACGGCCGCGCCTCGTGGAGCACCCCGAGATCCAGCAGGTAGGCAGCCGAGTGATGACTCAGCACGTGGGGCGCGCTGACCCGGAGGCTCGCCGCGCGGTCGGCGAGCAGCCGTCGTTGCGCATGGCTCGTGAGGAGCGCGACGTAGGCCGACTCCGCATAGACGCCGCGCCTGACCGCCGTCCACCGCCGGGACCGGGCCAGCCGGTCGATCTCGTCCCGGGACATCCCGGAGCAGATCGCCTGCTGGCGCGTGATCAGGCCCCACTGGGCGCTCATGTGCCCGATGGTCTGTGCGTTCACGGGCATCGAGTGTGCGGGCCGCCTGCGTTGACGCCGCACGGGTGCGCCGGGCCTGTTGATGAGCGCTGTGGAGAGCGCGGGGTGTGGATGCTTCGTGTCGCATCCGCATACGCGGCGGCGGCGCATCCCGGCGGCGCATCCCCGCCGGTGCATCCCCGCCGGCGCCGCGCGGTGGGCGGGTAACACGCTGTCCACCGGAGTACGCGCCGCTTGTTGTCCCTTCCACGCCGCTGCAACGGCGTGGAAGCAACGACATCCGGCGCGAACCTCGGTGGACAGCGTGTTACCCCGCCGCGGCGGCCACGAGGCCGAGCCGGGCGTGCCGACGAGCCGGGCCGTACGGCGTCGGCGGGACGCCGTAGGCTGGTCGGAGCATGACTACGACGCCTCCGGCCCTCACCGCAGACCAGCTCCTCGAGGGCCTCAACGACCCTCAGCGCGAGGCGGTGAAGCACGAGGGCGTGCCCCTGCTCGTCGTCGCCGGCGCCGGCTCGGGCAAGACCCGGGTGCTGACCCGCCGGATCGCGTGGACCATCGCGGTCCGCAAGGCCCACCCGGGCTCGATCCTGGCGATCACCTTCACCAACAAGGCCGCGGCCGAGATGAAGGAGCGCGTCTCCGAGCTCGTCGGCAACCGCGCCCGGCTGATGTGGGTGAGCACCTTCCACTCGGCGTGCGTGCGGATCCTGCGCAAGGAGGTCGAGCACCTCGGCTACGAGCGGGTGAAGTCGAACTTCTCCATCTACGACGCCCAGGACCAGAAGCGGCTCATCCAGCTCGTCTGCAGCGACCTCGAGCTCGACCCGCGGCGCTTCCAGCCGGGCCCGATCCTGCACTGGATCAGCAACCACAAGAACGAGCTGCGCGATCCGGACGAGGTCGCCGCCGAGGTCCGCAACTCCGTCGACGAGGCTTATGCGACGGCGTACAAGGCCTACCAGCGGCGGCTGCGCGAGGCCAACGCCTTCGACTTCGACGACCTCATCATGGAGACGGTGCGGCTCTTCCAGCTCAAGCCCGAGATCCGCGAGACCTACCGGCGCCGGTTCCGGCACGTGCTGGTCGACGAGTACCAGGACACCAACCACGCGCAGTACTCCCTGATCCACCAGCTCTGCGGCCAGCAGCTCGAGGAGCACGACGAGACCACCCTCGACGGCCTGCCCGCCGACCGGGTGCCGCCGGCCGAGCT encodes the following:
- a CDS encoding LuxR C-terminal-related transcriptional regulator, whose translation is MSEPVRVVVVDDHAMFRRGVSAELGSTGAGRVEVVAEAADVDEAVAAVTTHRPDVVLLDVHLPGGGGVEVIRRVNDSEVRFLALSVSDAAEDVIGTIRGGARGYVTKTITGPELVDAIARVSDGDAVFSPRLAGFVLDAFAGAGISADLASVDEDLDRLTEREREVMRLIARGYSYKEVAKELFISIKTVETHMSSVLRKLQLSSRHELTRWASDRRLL
- a CDS encoding M15 family metallopeptidase, whose protein sequence is MRRRAALLVAVLLLGACAETPAPAPAPAPPPSATPTPTPAPTPAPTPTGPAAPAYSDWELGVHVLPRTAQGFGEIRPTPKPLRHRRYPTTDLLPPPADGRFHSSIGPVTPAIRQRMGETWSPACPVGLDDLAYVTVSFRGFDGAAHTGELVLAADQAAPVVSVFRALFAADYPIEEMRLPTTADVEAPPTGDGNDTAALVCRATRGATSWSAHAYGLALDLNPFLNPYHQGDVVLPERASAYLDRSRTQPGIIHAGDLVVREFARIGWSWGGSWSSLKDYQHFTATGR
- a CDS encoding type IV toxin-antitoxin system AbiEi family antitoxin domain-containing protein; the encoded protein is MNAQTIGHMSAQWGLITRQQAICSGMSRDEIDRLARSRRWTAVRRGVYAESAYVALLTSHAQRRLLADRAASLRVSAPHVLSHHSAAYLLDLGVLHEARPFTHLTRPGVVGSHLRHGVKHHLAPYRAEDVTTAQGVSLLGPARTALDIAREQGYRSGLVAADSALREGATRADLESALGVMTFWPYSTVARAVTHSASASSDSVAETLGRDLVSELGFGVPQQQFGLTAGGRTAWCDLRLGRHFFEVDGKAKLIPVGEGGLASRSPADVLWDEKLRQDFVTGFKTGVSRLTWADFFGSARTRAIERCRREYLDTCARFGTDVSDLAQYRPRGRRPRPTARHAPLMPVWVP